The Exiguobacterium mexicanum genome includes a window with the following:
- a CDS encoding S-ribosylhomocysteine lyase, which yields MKSYKVESFNLDHTKVQAPYVRLAGVKKGTADTIYKYDIRFIQPNEGLMPMRAVHSLEHLIAENSRSHSNQIIDVSPMGCQTGFYWTMLNDGDYEAMLDLVEATLRDAANATELPAQNPIQCGSANHHDFEGAKKLAADMLAKRDEWHIIFKDEA from the coding sequence ATGAAAAGTTATAAAGTCGAGAGCTTCAATTTAGACCATACAAAAGTTCAAGCGCCTTACGTCCGTTTAGCCGGAGTGAAGAAAGGGACGGCCGATACGATTTATAAATATGACATTCGCTTCATTCAACCGAACGAAGGGCTCATGCCAATGCGGGCCGTCCACTCGCTCGAGCATTTGATCGCCGAGAACAGCCGTAGCCATTCGAATCAAATCATCGACGTCTCGCCGATGGGTTGCCAGACAGGCTTCTATTGGACGATGTTGAACGATGGGGATTACGAAGCGATGCTCGACCTCGTCGAAGCGACACTCCGCGACGCAGCAAATGCGACGGAGTTGCCGGCACAAAACCCAATTCAATGCGGGAGCGCGAACCATCACGATTTCGAAGGCGCGAAGAAGCTCGCGGCCGATATGCTTGCCAAGCGTGACGAGTGGCACATCATCTTCAAGGACGAAGCGTAA
- a CDS encoding PLP-dependent cysteine synthase family protein, with the protein MIVQSVYELIGETPLLELRALPVPAGVKVYGKLEMMNPGGSVKDRLGLQLIERALERGQLERGGTVVEPTAGNTGIGLALACQRHGIKLMTVTPEKFSQEKQALMTLLGATVVNTPTELGMKGAIARAKELAIEHDAYVPEQFSNPDNPDAYVDTLALELQADLPNIDVFIAGAGSGGTFTGVASKLRPNGTKAIVVEPEGSILNGGAPGPHKTEGIGVEAWPAFLPHDLVDGIYTITDEEAFYYVAHLAKQEGLLVGSSSGAAIAACVQEAAKMTEGVIVTILPDSVERYLSQGIVKEAEYAYKNSTHSWR; encoded by the coding sequence ATGATTGTCCAAAGCGTCTATGAATTGATTGGTGAGACGCCTCTGCTTGAGTTACGGGCGTTGCCGGTACCTGCGGGCGTCAAAGTATACGGCAAGCTCGAGATGATGAATCCGGGCGGTAGCGTCAAGGACCGGCTCGGTCTGCAATTGATTGAACGGGCGCTTGAACGTGGACAACTTGAACGCGGGGGAACGGTCGTCGAACCGACGGCCGGGAACACCGGAATCGGGCTCGCGCTCGCCTGTCAACGACACGGCATCAAGTTGATGACAGTCACCCCGGAGAAGTTCAGTCAAGAGAAGCAGGCGCTCATGACGCTTCTCGGGGCGACCGTCGTCAACACGCCGACCGAACTTGGGATGAAAGGCGCCATCGCGCGGGCGAAAGAGCTCGCCATCGAACATGACGCCTATGTGCCGGAACAGTTCTCGAACCCGGATAACCCGGACGCGTACGTCGACACGCTCGCGCTCGAACTTCAGGCCGACCTTCCGAACATCGATGTGTTCATCGCCGGAGCCGGCTCAGGGGGGACGTTTACCGGTGTCGCGAGCAAGTTGCGGCCGAACGGGACGAAGGCGATCGTCGTCGAGCCGGAAGGGTCGATTTTGAACGGGGGAGCTCCTGGCCCCCATAAGACAGAAGGAATTGGGGTCGAGGCGTGGCCGGCGTTCTTGCCGCACGACCTCGTCGACGGGATTTACACGATTACGGACGAAGAGGCGTTTTATTATGTCGCTCATCTCGCTAAACAAGAAGGCTTGCTCGTCGGAAGTTCATCCGGAGCGGCCATCGCGGCATGTGTTCAAGAAGCGGCGAAGATGACGGAAGGTGTCATCGTCACGATTTTACCGGACAGCGTCGAACGGTATTTAAGTCAAGGAATAGTCAAGGAGGCAGAATATGCGTACAAAAACAGCACTCATTCATGGCGGTAA
- a CDS encoding bifunctional cystathionine gamma-lyase/homocysteine desulfhydrase, translated as MRTKTALIHGGKTTDPLTGAVTPPIYQTSTYKQDGIGNLRDGYEYSRTANPTRTALETLIADIEGGARGFAFGSGMAAISTILLLMKSGDHVIVGSDVYGGTYRVFNRVFQSLGLEASFVDTADTQAVREALQPNTKMIYVETPTNPLLNVTDMRLIRAIADEADVLFVVDNTFMTPYFQNPIELGADYVLHSATKYLGGHSDVVAGLVVARTEELGERLAFLQNSVGAVLGPQDSFLVVRGIKTLAVRMEAIESNALALVDYLTKHEAVSRVLHPSVGSEEAKRVHLSQARGFGGMIAFDVGSAEAAELVVAKTKFFTLAESLGAVESLISVPTRMTHASIPAERRLELGITDGLVRISVGLEDVQDLIEDLEQALATVATIPN; from the coding sequence ATGCGTACAAAAACAGCACTCATTCATGGCGGTAAAACGACGGATCCCCTGACAGGAGCCGTCACGCCACCGATTTATCAGACGAGCACGTACAAGCAAGACGGCATCGGCAATCTCCGGGACGGATATGAGTATTCGCGGACGGCCAACCCGACGCGGACGGCACTCGAGACGCTCATCGCCGATATCGAGGGCGGTGCCCGCGGATTCGCGTTCGGCTCTGGGATGGCAGCCATCTCGACGATTTTACTGTTAATGAAATCAGGGGACCACGTCATCGTCGGTTCTGACGTATATGGGGGAACGTACCGTGTATTCAATCGAGTATTTCAATCACTTGGCTTGGAGGCATCTTTTGTCGATACGGCCGATACGCAAGCGGTCCGTGAAGCGCTCCAACCGAACACGAAAATGATTTACGTCGAGACACCGACGAACCCGCTGTTGAACGTGACCGACATGCGCCTGATTCGCGCCATCGCTGACGAGGCGGACGTCTTGTTCGTCGTCGACAACACGTTCATGACCCCGTACTTCCAAAATCCGATTGAATTGGGGGCCGATTACGTGCTTCATAGCGCCACGAAATATTTGGGTGGCCACAGCGACGTCGTCGCTGGTCTCGTCGTCGCTCGGACGGAAGAACTCGGAGAGCGTCTCGCATTCCTTCAAAATTCAGTCGGCGCGGTACTCGGACCGCAAGACAGCTTCCTCGTCGTCCGTGGCATCAAGACGCTCGCGGTCCGTATGGAAGCGATCGAGTCAAACGCGCTCGCGCTCGTCGACTACTTGACGAAGCATGAAGCCGTCAGCCGTGTCCTACATCCGAGTGTCGGCAGCGAAGAAGCGAAGCGGGTCCACTTGTCGCAGGCACGCGGCTTCGGTGGAATGATCGCGTTCGATGTCGGTTCAGCCGAGGCGGCCGAACTCGTCGTCGCGAAGACGAAGTTCTTCACGCTCGCCGAGAGTCTCGGCGCGGTCGAGAGCTTGATTAGCGTCCCGACCCGGATGACGCATGCGTCAATCCCGGCGGAACGCCGTCTCGAACTCGGAATTACGGACGGACTCGTCCGCATCTCCGTCGGTCTCGAAGATGTACAAGATTTGATTGAAGATTTGGAGCAAGCGCTCGCGACCGTGGCGACGATTCCGAACTAA
- the rarD gene encoding EamA family transporter RarD, producing MNKGVMPTVGAYVMWGVLPIYWKFLQEIPSGQILAHRIVWSFLFILLVLKWTKQWTEFNYALRHRATRNAFMLNGFIVSANWFVYIWAVNHGYIIEASLGYYINPLVSMVLGVLVFRELLNRVQWLAVTVAAIGVLVLTFGYGSFPWIAFILASTFGFYGMVKKRRPLASTVSLGIETLAVVPVAIIFLGWQTSQGGLTMTTEPVIWVALIGTGVMTALPLLLFGYGAQHIPFTIVGFLQFIAPTLSLAIGVILYNEPFTGYHIFAFTCIWIAIFFFSWNSWIQTRKRRQLV from the coding sequence GTGAACAAAGGCGTCATGCCGACGGTCGGAGCCTACGTCATGTGGGGCGTCCTACCGATTTATTGGAAGTTTTTGCAGGAGATACCGAGCGGTCAAATCTTGGCCCATCGGATCGTCTGGTCGTTTCTCTTCATCTTACTCGTCTTGAAATGGACGAAACAGTGGACCGAGTTCAACTATGCGCTCCGGCACCGGGCGACGCGGAACGCCTTCATGTTGAACGGCTTCATCGTCAGTGCCAACTGGTTCGTGTACATATGGGCGGTCAATCACGGCTATATCATCGAGGCATCGCTCGGCTATTATATCAATCCGCTTGTGAGCATGGTGTTAGGTGTGCTTGTTTTTCGGGAATTATTAAACCGAGTCCAATGGCTCGCGGTGACGGTGGCGGCGATCGGTGTGCTCGTTTTGACGTTCGGGTATGGGTCGTTCCCGTGGATCGCCTTCATTCTGGCCAGTACGTTCGGATTTTACGGCATGGTGAAGAAACGCCGACCGCTTGCCTCGACGGTCAGTCTCGGGATTGAGACGCTCGCGGTCGTGCCGGTCGCTATCATTTTCTTAGGTTGGCAGACGTCACAGGGCGGATTGACGATGACGACCGAACCGGTCATTTGGGTCGCCTTGATCGGGACAGGCGTGATGACGGCGTTGCCGCTTCTTTTGTTCGGGTACGGGGCGCAACATATCCCGTTCACGATTGTCGGGTTTCTTCAATTCATCGCACCGACGCTCAGTCTCGCGATCGGGGTCATCCTCTATAATGAGCCGTTCACGGGTTATCACATTTTTGCGTTCACGTGCATCTGGATTGCGATTTTCTTCTTTAGTTGGAACAGCTGGATTCAGACACGAAAACGTCGTCAACTCGTCTGA
- the deoC gene encoding deoxyribose-phosphate aldolase, producing MELARYIDHTALKAGTTKDQVTKLCAEALEYKFASVCVNPTWVKYAAEQLKSDDDVKVCTVIGFPLGANTPEVKAFETKDAIANGADEIDMVINIGAMKDGDFDLVERDIRTVVEAANGTLVKVIFETCLLTKEEIKKAAELSVKAGADFVKTSTGFSTGGATVEDIRLMRETVGPDLGVKASGGVRDFEGAQAMIDAGATRIGASAGIAIVTGGRSDSDY from the coding sequence ATGGAATTAGCACGTTATATCGACCACACAGCCTTGAAGGCAGGAACAACGAAAGATCAAGTCACGAAACTTTGTGCCGAGGCGCTCGAATACAAATTCGCAAGCGTCTGTGTCAACCCGACATGGGTGAAGTACGCGGCGGAACAACTCAAATCAGATGACGACGTCAAAGTATGTACGGTCATCGGTTTCCCACTCGGAGCCAACACGCCAGAAGTGAAAGCGTTCGAAACTAAAGACGCGATTGCCAACGGTGCAGATGAAATTGACATGGTCATCAACATCGGCGCCATGAAAGACGGCGACTTCGACCTCGTCGAGCGCGATATCCGCACAGTCGTCGAAGCGGCAAACGGGACGCTCGTCAAAGTCATCTTTGAGACGTGCCTCCTTACGAAAGAAGAAATTAAAAAAGCGGCTGAACTTTCAGTCAAAGCAGGTGCAGACTTCGTGAAAACGTCGACTGGCTTCTCAACAGGCGGCGCGACGGTAGAAGATATCCGCCTCATGCGTGAGACGGTCGGACCAGATCTCGGTGTCAAAGCTTCAGGCGGCGTACGTGATTTCGAAGGCGCACAAGCGATGATTGATGCCGGCGCGACGCGCATCGGCGCATCAGCTGGAATCGCCATCGTCACAGGCGGACGTTCAGATAGCGACTATTAA
- the rpsU gene encoding 30S ribosomal protein S21 codes for MRREGKLVETRVRKNESLEDALRRFKRGVSKDGTLAEVRKRRHYEKPSVKRKLKSEAARKRKKF; via the coding sequence ATTCGGAGGGAGGGAAAACTAGTGGAAACTCGTGTCCGTAAAAACGAATCGCTTGAAGACGCTCTTCGTCGTTTCAAACGCGGTGTTTCGAAAGATGGCACTCTTGCCGAAGTTCGCAAACGTCGTCACTACGAAAAGCCAAGCGTAAAACGCAAATTGAAATCAGAAGCTGCGCGTAAGCGTAAGAAATTCTAA
- a CDS encoding GatB/YqeY domain-containing protein — translation MSLQERLTDDMKQAMRAKQKDRLTTIRMVKASLQNEAIKFGRQDLTEEEELTVLNREMKQRRDSLREFESAGREDLASKVADEIVVLEAYMPEQLSEDEVTAIVKAAIAQTNATGPSDMGKVMGVVMPQVKGKADGGLVNRIVKQQLTN, via the coding sequence ATGAGTCTTCAAGAACGCTTGACGGACGACATGAAGCAAGCCATGCGCGCAAAACAGAAAGATCGTCTTACGACGATCCGAATGGTCAAAGCGTCGCTCCAAAATGAGGCCATCAAATTTGGTCGACAAGATCTTACTGAGGAAGAGGAACTCACGGTGCTCAACCGAGAGATGAAACAGCGCAGAGACTCCCTCCGAGAATTCGAAAGCGCTGGTCGTGAAGACCTTGCATCTAAAGTAGCTGACGAGATTGTCGTACTAGAGGCCTATATGCCTGAACAACTTTCTGAAGATGAAGTCACGGCGATCGTGAAAGCAGCTATTGCTCAAACGAATGCCACAGGCCCGTCAGATATGGGTAAGGTGATGGGCGTCGTCATGCCTCAAGTTAAAGGCAAGGCAGACGGTGGTCTTGTGAACCGCATTGTCAAACAACAATTGACGAATTAA
- a CDS encoding NfeD family protein, producing the protein MTFGLGVILTVFFVGIVLLGIEVFVAGFGLFGVLGIGAVVASLIMAGATIGQLWLSLGLATAIVAGLGFWAYRRLQSNRSLMYKGLILTDSTSSDKGYLSHDDRKRLLGKVGVTLTPLRPAGTAEIDGERIDVVTEGSYLDSQTKIQVYKVDSGRVVVRSFIEPKEDVTE; encoded by the coding sequence ATGACATTTGGTCTCGGAGTGATTCTGACGGTGTTTTTTGTCGGGATCGTCCTTCTAGGAATTGAAGTGTTCGTTGCCGGTTTTGGATTGTTCGGCGTGCTAGGGATCGGGGCGGTCGTCGCCAGTTTGATTATGGCGGGCGCCACGATCGGGCAACTATGGTTGTCGCTCGGTTTAGCCACGGCCATCGTCGCTGGACTCGGATTTTGGGCATATCGTCGCCTGCAGTCCAATCGTTCGCTCATGTATAAAGGGTTGATTTTGACCGATTCGACGTCATCAGACAAAGGGTATCTGTCACACGATGACCGCAAACGGTTGCTCGGAAAAGTCGGGGTCACATTGACGCCGCTGCGCCCGGCGGGTACCGCTGAGATTGACGGAGAACGGATTGATGTCGTGACAGAAGGTAGCTATCTCGATTCGCAAACGAAAATTCAGGTGTATAAAGTCGATTCAGGGCGCGTTGTCGTCCGTAGCTTTATAGAGCCGAAGGAGGATGTAACAGAATGA